A stretch of DNA from Thioalkalivibrio sp. XN279:
GAACGCGTGGCGGGCGAGCCGCTGGTCGTGACGTGGGCGGATGCGGGCCACCGGCCCGCCTGGCTGGCCTGGGGGGATGCATCGGCGCCGGGGGACGAGGCGCTGACCGCGGTCGAGGACAGCGGGGACGCGGTGGCGTTGCCCAGGGCCGGCCTGGGTCGCCTGCCGCGCGTGCTGGTGGCCGTGCCGGCCGACCCCGGGTTGCGACCGCAGCGCATCGAGGTGGAAGAGGGCGTGGAGGCAGTCGCGCTGCGCTTCGCGCCGGTCGGCGGGGATGCCGTGTGCTTCTGGGGCGTGACGCCGCGGGACCCGTGCCCGGCCTCGATGGGCGGGCGCCTGGGCGTGGGCGCGCGGCTGATCGGGCAGTTCTCGGTCTACACCAGCCTTCACGGCCTGGATTACTGGTGCCTGGAACGGGATTCCGCGGCCGAACCGGAGCGGGCGATGTATTTCACGCCGCCCTATCGCGGTGTGCTGCGCTCGGTGTCGGCCGTGGGCTTCGCGCCGGCGCCGGTGATCCTGCAGGGTCTTTGCGCCGCCCACCACGGCGGCGAGTGCACGCACACGCTGACCACGGCCCCGGGCAGCTGGGGTCGCGCGCACGAGCTGGTGTTCGAGTTGGACGAGGGCTTCGACGCTGTGGCGTGGTGCCCGATCTAGCGGAGCGCGCGCCCTCGCGTCGCGGCCAGGCTGTTCAGCTGAACTGCACGCGCCCCTTCAGTTCCTCCAGCGACAGCTCCGGCGACGCCAGCGACGCCTCGTCGGGGCCGCCGCCGACCACCAGGCCGAGCCCGGCCACCGGCGGCAGGCTGTCCAGCTTGAAGCGGCCGGGGTGCGGCTGCTGGCGGATGAAGCACTCTTCGTCGAAGAACAGGCGGTCGTCGCAGTCGTCGATCTCGTCGCACTCGATGGTGGCGTGGCCGATGGCGCCGCGGATGGCGTCGAGCGTGGGTTCGAGCTCGATCTGCTCGATGGTCTGCTTGAAGGGGTCGATGAGGTAGGCGTGCATGGGATGCATTCTACCCGAACGGGGTCTGACCCCGATAATGCGCATGGACGATGCGCATTACCATGTGTATGGTAACGGGCATGTCAGCAGCATTCGGCAAGCGGACACCGCGTAAAGCCGCCAACCTGAGCGTAAATGCAGAGTTGTTGCGCCGCGCGCGGGCGCTGAAGATCAACCTCTCCGCAACGCTGGAGGAGGCGCTGGTGGCGGAAATCAGGCGGCGCGAGCAGCAGGCCTGGCTGGAGGCGAACCGGGCCGCGATCAAGGGCTACAACGAAAGCGTCGAGCGCGAGGGCGTGTTCAGCGACGGCCTGCGCACGTTCTGATGCCGCAGTTCACGGTCTACCGCAACCCGAACCGGACCACCCGCGATCGATTTCCTTTCCTGCTGGACGTGCAGAGCGAGCTGCTGGACGAGCTTGATACCCGCCTCGTGGCACCCCTGGCGCGGCTGGCCGACCTGCCGAGCCCGCCGATAACCCGGCTGATGCCGGTATTGGCGGTCGAGGGCGCCGACTACGTTATGGTGACGCCTCAAGTCGCAGGAATCCCCCGCCGCCTGCTCGGCGAACACGTCGCCGATCTCTCCAGCCAGCGACATGAAATCCGCGCCGCGCTGGACTTCCTCCTCACCGGATTCTGACCAGGACCAGAAACAACATCATGAACCGAGCCGACCATCCCCTGTTCCAGCCCTGCCACCTCGGCCCGCTGGCGCTGCAGAACCGCATCGTCCTCGCGCCGCTCACCCGAAGCCGGGCCGAGGGCAACGTCCCCAACGCCCTGATGGCCGAGTATTACGGCCAGCGCAATTCGGCCGGATTGCTCATCACCGAGGGCACCTCGCCGTCGCCGAACGGGCTCGGCTACCCGCGCATCCCCGGCATTTTTTCCGCGGCCCAGGTCGAGGGCTGGCGCGCAGTCACCGCGGCCGTCCACGCCGGCGGCGCGAAGATCTTCATGCAGCTCATGCACACCGGCCGCATCGGCCATGCGCACAACCTGCCCGAGGGCGCGCGCGTGCTGGCGCCGTCG
This window harbors:
- a CDS encoding type II toxin-antitoxin system CcdA family antitoxin is translated as MSAAFGKRTPRKAANLSVNAELLRRARALKINLSATLEEALVAEIRRREQQAWLEANRAAIKGYNESVEREGVFSDGLRTF
- a CDS encoding CcdB family protein; translation: MPQFTVYRNPNRTTRDRFPFLLDVQSELLDELDTRLVAPLARLADLPSPPITRLMPVLAVEGADYVMVTPQVAGIPRRLLGEHVADLSSQRHEIRAALDFLLTGF